A genomic region of Lolium rigidum isolate FL_2022 unplaced genomic scaffold, APGP_CSIRO_Lrig_0.1 contig_56941_1, whole genome shotgun sequence contains the following coding sequences:
- the LOC124681802 gene encoding peroxisome biogenesis protein 2-like has protein sequence MIPITISRVNQFDAARLDVEMSAMLKEQLVKVFSLMKPGLLFQYEPELDAFLEFLIWRFSIWVDKPTPGNALMNLRYRDERAAPIAGKEVRTGLEGPGLSVSQKILYCISTVGGQYLLSRLQSFSAFRRWGDSEQRPLARRAWGLVQHAEGLYRAVSFFNLLSFLYGGRYKTIVERILKARLVYGSPNMNRAVSFEYMNRQLVWNEFSEMLLLLLPLLNSSSVKKFLLPFSKDKSASSSGDEANCPICVSNPSIPFVALPCQHRYCYYCLRTRCAATSSYRCARCNEVVVAIQRHGSS, from the exons ATGATCCCGATTACAATATCTAGAGTCAACCAGTTCGATGCTGCGAGGCTTGATGTTGAAATGTCCGCTATGTTGAAAGAGCAGCTAGTCAAAGTATTCTCTTTGATGAAG CCAGGACTCTTATTTCAGTATGAGCCTGAACTTGACGCGTTCCTTGAGTTCCTCATCTGGAGGTTCTCAATTTGGGTAGACAAGCCAACCCCAGGGAATGCACTAATGAACTTGAGGTACAGAGATGAACGGGCAGCACCCATCGCAGGAAAAGAGG TCAGAACAGGTTTGGAAGGACCTGGACTTTCAGTTTCTCAAAAGATCTTGTATTGTATTAGCACTGTTGGTGGCCAATACTTATTGTCCCGCTTGCAGTCTTTTTCCGCTTTCCGTCGATGGGGTGATTCTGAACAG AGACCACTAGCGCGTCGTGCATGGGGTTTGGTACAACATGCTGAAGGATTATACAGAGCTGTTTCATTCTTTAACCTATTGTCATTTCTTTATGGTGGAAG ATATAAAACTATCGTGGAAAGGATTCTGAAAGCAAGACTTGTTTATGGGAGCCCCAACATGAATAGAGCAGTAAGCTTTGAGTACATGAATCGGCAGCTGGTTTGGAACGAGTTCTCG GAAATGTTGCTTTTGCTTCTCCCCCTCTTAAACTCATCCTCAGTAAAGAAGTTCCTCCTTCCCTTCTCTAAAGATAAATCAGCAAGTTCTTCTGGTGATGAAGCAAACTGTCCTATATGTGTCTCTAATCCTAGCATTCCCTTTGTAGCTCTCCCATGTCAACACAG GTATTGTTACTATTGCCTACGAACACGTTGTGCAGCTACAAGTTCTTACAGATGTGCACGCTGTAATGAGGTTGTCGTTGCAATTCAAAGACATGGATCAAGTTAG